A genomic segment from Amphiprion ocellaris isolate individual 3 ecotype Okinawa chromosome 17, ASM2253959v1, whole genome shotgun sequence encodes:
- the ehmt1b gene encoding LOW QUALITY PROTEIN: histone-lysine N-methyltransferase EHMT1 (The sequence of the model RefSeq protein was modified relative to this genomic sequence to represent the inferred CDS: deleted 1 base in 1 codon), which yields MTGEVNVHAGKEKEKRNNLFDTFSLSVLPLPSLSPLSLSPTASPSLTLPHSLSDAFFFSMEAMRRKQPAGLAKSSVDKGASTKTEGLDPASNGAEKSDEDKEVAARLASSPAAEAMLNGIECDDTRHKSLTSGSNKTVLLVNENGTSDTEPPHGSVTGSNGFVLTKQQQQQDGGAATPHRTNWLPSGSPSGGSTAKPASSSSSGCAQGSGALRTASSTGTTSGQGTTDTKNGTVSSPAPVTIHRARKTISRPAVSPAQKLLNRELREAKSAKMEKMEPHVAPDVQKSSQQSSTQNHLPQSSPDMPASAQTASSASPAPPPPPPPAPAEPEAPSASPAPAKHHLGSYSGGLSSRKKKRRMGTYSLVPKKKTKVLKQRTVLEMFKELQQTAKSPQPKEVANINGEKVGNASEEEESEDLESEEEERRQPAEKPASVVQETSEPTAQVKDEQESEESGEEEGEEEGTESDLSTESSLKKKTLKKKMKADSAWLKPSRKRKRRMKAKEPEVAVQPQALALAQPRDDKQFTQIFPPESVNFSKPSDNKDISASVVEEAQELPLCSCRMETPKSREILILADRKCMATESVDGQLTRCQDAVLKHEMMRPSNSVQLLVLCDDHRNGMVKHQCCPGCGFFCRAGTFMECQPDISISHRFHRACASMLKGQSFCPHCGEEASKAKEVTIAKADTTSTVPPAVAHGPATPGAPEGRADTTTGSSSYLAVGAEASGRADSSLSVRSAQGPDASPVPGSSRTSSLQAAMGPTALPTIPSGAPRETLESILVALDTEKPKKLRFHPKQLYLSAKQGELKKVLLMLVDGIDPNFKMESQNKRTPLHAAAEGGHKDICHMLVQAGANLDMCDEDQRTPLMEACENNHMEVVLYLLRAGASATHKDVEGFTCLHLAAKSGHYKIVEHLLSTGLIDINCQDDGGWTAMIWATEYKHANQVKLLLTKGADISIRDKEENICLHWAAFSGSVEIAELLLNANCNLQVVNIHGDSPLHIAARENRLDCVTLFLSRGADVFLKNREGETPPDCCSHNSKAWAALQANRKERDAKNSRHSQAGEKLLHSDIALGQERVPIPCVNAVDSEPYPDDYKYIPENCVTSPMNIDRNITHLQYCICKEDCSASICMCGQLSLRCWYDKTGCLLPEFCREEPPLIFECNHACSCWRTCKNRVVQNGLRTRLQLFRTSKKGWGVRALQDIPQGTFICEYVGEIISEAEAEMRQNDAYLFSLDDKPQDMYCIDARFYGNISRFLNHMCEPNLFACRVFTTHQDLRFPHIAFFASENIKAGEELGFNYGDHFWEVKSKTFSCECGSSKCKYSSVAMASLQADSTPEEQQQPSASPDTSSSNSPSSPS from the exons ATGACCGGCGAGGTGAATGTGCAtgcggggaaagaaaaggaaaagaggaaCAATCTGTTCGACACGTTCTCGCTCTCCGTCCTCCcccttccttccctctctcctctctctctctctcccactgcctccccc tctctcaCTCTGCCTCACTCCCTCTCTGACGCCTTCTTCTTCTCAATGGAGGCCATGAGAAGAAAGCAG cCCGCTGGTTTAGCCAAGAGCAGCGTGGATAAAGGTGCATCCACAAAGACAGAGGGACTCGACCCAGCAAGCAATGGAGCGGAGAAGTCAG ACGAAGACAAAGAGGTAGCAGCCAGACTGGCCTCTTCCCCCGCAGCAGAGGCGATGCTCAACGGCATCGAATGTGACGACACGAGGCACAAGAGCCTGACGTCGGGCAGCAACAAGACTGTACTGCTGGTCAATGAAAACGGCACGTCGGACACGGAGCCGCCACATGGTTCTGTTACTGGAAGCAACGGATTCGTTCTCactaagcagcagcagcagcaggacggtGGCGCTGCGACCCCTCACAGGACTAACTGGTTGCCTTCGGGCTCGCCGTCAGGGGGAAGCACGGCCAAACCCGCTTCGTCGTCGTCGTCAGGGTGTGCACAGGGTTCAGGTGCACTAAGGACTGCCTCCAGTACAGGGACTACGTCGGGACAGGGCACAACAGACACTAAAAACGGCACTGTTTCATCTCCGGCACCCGTCACCATTCACAGAGCACGCAAGACCATTTCCAGACCTGCTGTCAGCCCGGCACAAAAG CTTCTTAACAGGGAATTAAGGGAAGCAAAGAGTgccaaaatggagaaaatggagCCTCACGTCGCACCAGACGTGCAAAAATCTTCACAGCAGTCATCCACTCAGAACCATCTACCTCAGAGTTCACCGGACATGCCAGCTTCAGCACAAACCGCTTCATCGGCTTCACCAGCACCTCCACCTCCGCCGCCTCCAGCTCCTGCAGAACCTGAAGCTCCCTCAGCTTCTCCAGCTCCAGCCAAGCACCATCTAG GCTCTTACTCAGGAGGGTTGTCGTCCCgtaagaagaagaggaggatgggAACGTACAGCCTGGTTCCTAAGAAGAAAACCAAAGTGCTTAAGCAGAGGACAGTTCTGGAAATGTTTAAGGAGCTACAGCAAACTGCAAAGAGCCCACAG CCTAAAGAGGTGGCAAACATAAACGGGGAGAAGGTGGGAAACGCGTCCGAGGAGGAAGAGTCGGAAGATCTGGAgtctgaggaggaggaacgaCGGCAACCAGCGGAAAAACCTGCCAGTGTCGTCCAGGAGACATCTGAACCCACAGCTCAG GTGAAGGATGAGCAGGAGTCAGAAGAATctggagaagaggagggagaggaggaaggcaCAGAGTCTGACTTG AGCACAGAATCgagtctgaagaagaaaacgctgaaaaagaaaatgaaagcagacAGCGCCTGGCTGAAGCCCTCTAGGAAAcgaaagaggaggatgaaggctAAAG AACCGGAGGTGGCGGTTCAGCCTCAGGCTTTAGCTCTGGCCCAGCCTCGTGATGACAAACAGTTCACACAGATTTTCCCTCCTGAGTCCGTCAACTTCAGCAAGCCTTCAGACAACAAAG ACATTTCGGCGTCAGTGGTCGAGGAGGCTCAGGAGCTTCCCCTCTGCAGCTGCCGCATGGAGACGCCGAAGAGCCGAGAGATTCTCATCCTGGCAGACAGGAAGTGCATGGCCACGGAGAGCGTCGACGGACAGCTGACCCGCTGCCAGGACGCCGTGCTGAAACACGAAATGATGCGTCCGTCCAACTCCGTTCAGCTGCTGGTTCTGTGCGATGACCATCGCAACGGCATGGTGAAGCACCAGTGCTGTCCGGGCTGCGGCTTCTTCTGCAGAGCT GGGACGTTCATGGAGTGCCAACCAGACATCAGTATCTCCCACCGTTTCCATCGTGCTTGTGCCTCAATGCTCAAAGGTCAAAGCTTCTGTCCTCACTGTGGAGAAGAAGCCAGCAAGGCCAAGGAGGTCACCATCGCCAAGGCCGACACCACCTCCACCGTTCCCCCTGCGGTCGCCCACGGACCGGCCACGCCTGGAGCCCCCGAGGGCCGAGCAGACACCACCACCGGCAG CTCTTCTTACCTGGCCGTCGGGGCTGAAGCCAGCGGTCGAGCCGACAGTTCGTTGTCTGTTCGTTCTGCACAAGGACCGGATGCCTCTCCTGTTCCTGGATCTTCTAGGACTTCCTCTCTGCAGGCCGCGATGGGACCAACAGCTCTGCCCACAATCCCTTCAGGAGCACCGAGAGAAACTCTGGAGAGTATCCTGGTGGCTCTCGACACAGAGAA GCCCAAGAAGCTCCGTTTTCACCCCAAACAACTTTACCTCTCAGCCAAACAGGGAGAGCTGAAGAAAGTCCTGCTAATGTTGG TGGACGGCATCGACCCTAATTTTAAGATGGAGTCTCAGAACAAACGCACACCGCTGCATGCAGCAGCTGAGGGAGGACACAAAGACATCTGCCACATGCTCGTACAA GCCGGTGCAAACTTGGACATGTGTGATGAAGACCAGCGGACTCCACTGATGGAGGCCTGTGAAAACAACCACATGGAGGTGGTTCTGTACCTGCTGAGGGCTGGAGCCAGCGCCACGCACAAG GACGTTGAAGGGTTCACGTGTCTCCACCTAGCTGCAAAGTCTGGACATTACAAGATTGTTGAGCACCTTCTGTCCACCGGACTGATCGACATAAACTGTCAG GATGACGGCGGTTGGACGGCCATGATCTGGGCCACGGAGTACAAACACGCCAACCAGGTGAAGCTGCTTCTAACCAAAGGAGCCGACATCAGCATCAGGGACAAG GAAGAGAACATCTGCCTGCACTGGGCAGCGTTCTCTGGCAGTGTGGAGATCGCCGAGCTGCTGCTGAATGCCAACTGTAATCTGCAGGTCGTCAACATCCACGGAGACTCTCCTCTGCACATCGCTGCTCGGGAGAATCGCCTCGACTGTGTCAC GCTTTTCCTGTCTCGAGGAGCGGATGTGTTTCTGAAGAACCGAGAGGGAGAAACTCCTCCGGACTGCTGCAGCCACAACTCGAAGGCCTGGGCAGCCCTGCAGGCCAACAGGAAGGAGAGGGACGCCAAGAACAGCAGGCACAGTCAAGCAGGAGAAAAGCTCCTTCACAG TGACATCGCTTTAGGCCAGGAGCGAGTTCCCATCCCTTGTGTGAACGCCGTCGACAGTGAACCGTACCCAGACGACTACAAATACATCCCAGAAAACTGTGTCACGTCCCCGATGAATATTGACAGGAACATCACACACTTGCAA TATTGCATCTGTAAGGAAGACTGTTCTGCAAGTATCTGCATGTGTGGACAGCTCAGTCTGCGCTGCTGGTACGATAAG ACTGGTTGCCTTCTACCTGAATTCTGCCGCGAGGAGCCTCCTCTCATCTTCGAGTGCAACCACGCATGTTCCTGTTGGAGGACCTGCAAGAACAGAGTGGTGCAAAATGGACTCAG GACCAGACTTCAGCTCTTCAGGACCAGTAAGAAAGGCTGGGGTGTCCGGGCGCTGCAGGACATACCGCAGGGGACCTTTATATGCGA GTACGTAGGTGAGATCATCTCTGAAGCAGAAGCAGAGATGAGGCAAAACGACGCCTACCTATTCAGCCTCGATGATAAG CCACAAGATATGTACTGCATCGATGCCCGTTTCTATGGCAACATCAGCCGCTTCCTCAACCACATGTGCGAGCCCAACCTGTTCGCCTGTCGAGTTTTCACGACGCACCAGGACCTTCGATTCCCACACATTGCCTTCTTTGCCAGTGAAAACATCAAGGCTGGAGAAGAGCTCGG ATTTAACTATGGTGACCACTTCTGGGAAGTCAAAAGCAAGACCTT